CCTGTGCCGCTTCACCACGGTGGTGAGGCCTGACCACACCATTCTGCGGGTGTTCAGGGAAGTCCGTCTGTGTCGTCGGATTTGCCAAGTGACTTGGTTGGTCGTTGTGGTGCTCATTGGCAGCCACATGGTCTACAAAGAATACAAAGGCAAAGGAATGGGAGGCAACTGTTTTGATCATATGAATAACCGCAGAAAAACAAGTTCCAGTGGCATGCATGCCATTGGCCTAGTGGTCTTCTACCCCAACCTTTTGGTCATGCTGTTCAGCTACACCCTGCTGTTGTATCACCTTCAGCGGATTCATAAGTCCAGCCAGCTTAGCCAAACACAAGGATCCGGAGGAGGCCTAAGGGTCAAACGGAAAGTTATAGCGTCCGTGCTGGTATTCCTTGTCTGTTTCCTTCCCTACCACATCCAGAGAAGCATCCTGCTTCTGTCACGGGACCCGGGGAACTGTGGCAGGACGCAGAAGAAGTTCAGGGTCAAGACCAACACCATCCTATTGGCAGCGTTTAACTGCTGCCTCAATCCCATACTGCACCTGGTCTTCCGTTTAGCATGCTGTCGTGGGAAGAGACTGAGACCGGCGGGAGCAGAAGGCCAGGACATACACATTGTTGGGAGTTTAGATTCACCTACATGACATAGAAACAATGTAGAGAAAATGCTATGCATGATGCTATGCAatccaaatatggacacttcctttgtattaGCAACCAATCAAGAAACTTCAAAGGGGGGTCTAGGCTGAGAAtggaatctcattggctgtgtttcaaggctgttttctcaaactgagttccctctcccactctgagaatgaaatctccacttcagaagcacttaAATACAGTACACTTACAAAACTTTCCAGTCTTATACCTAACTATATTTAGAAGGCTTTTaaagaggggtttgttgatatagtATTCCTAGCCTGATTTATGACATTTTATTCCTGAAAACTGCGAAAATCGATTTAAGCCTATTGACAGTATATTCTGATTTACAagataacaaaagtagataaATCCCTCTGTATTTTTCCCCATATCTAATATGTGAACAccatgaaaaaaatattttgaaccTGGCTTTATCCAATGCTCAGATTTCGTTTTTTAAAaggtatgcaaattagcgcatatttaattagataatgcctaatGTACATATTTcaaaattacagaaaacttgtaattcattttttttccacatattaatgtaagtaatcaactggggaagtttcatagtgatatctgctagttaaAAATGCTACCCttttcacctgtagtgtctcgccttaaaggGGAAATCAGGTGTAAAATGGATTTTGGATATGCTTAGCATGATAACGAGTTCGAACCTTCGTTGGGGAGCAAATAAATGCTAATCCGATGCATTCTAAACTAGCCTGTTTTTAGCCGATGCTTTTAAAATGCTAACACTGGTAGCGATAGGGCATTTCTCATGGTAAAAAGATTGATAATTTTaaaccatttacgaggctcaaagtagcccGACACTTCTTTGGTAGTATAATGAGGATCCTAACatataaaacgaggcattgacaACTTTGTACAACAAAATGTACAGGTAGTTTATAAAAATTACTGTATACAAACAATACCTTGAGTCGTTTGCAGGTTGGCGCCATCTTAAAACAACGTGTTTTTGACGGAAGCACTTTAGAGTTTAGAGAAGATCTGTGTTGTAGTAACTTAATTTCAAGATGGTGATGACAGGCAAACCCTGCAGGGCACTATATCTATATTTTTAACCAGACACCAAAGGAAGAATTTCGAAATGTCCAAACATTCAGTGAACTTTAATTTCAACAGAGACACATGAATCAAAAGAGACAGCTGTGCaaggatgggcagtatttatgatacatgtatttaaaggTTGTCCAAGTCTTATTACGCGGTTTCTAAGATAGAAcaatttttgtcacatacaactGCCTGTC
The sequence above is a segment of the Alosa sapidissima isolate fAloSap1 chromosome 2, fAloSap1.pri, whole genome shotgun sequence genome. Coding sequences within it:
- the LOC121698953 gene encoding probable G-protein coupled receptor 82 isoform X2 — encoded protein: MSQTDGLENASRTMNQRRNCTVEPEITHSVVFPWIYLFLALLGLLTNSLVFLDLRRTKRKPTVIFALNMVLSDVIQCFSLFFRMTFYLNANEWEAEQPMCGVTIFVSVTVFYINVYCNMCFLLWISLCRFTTVVRPDHTILRVFREVRLCRRICQVTWLVVVVLIGSHMVYKEYKGKGMGGNCFDHMNNRRKTSSSGMHAIGLVVFYPNLLVMLFSYTLLLYHLQRIHKSSQLSQTQGSGGGLRVKRKVIASVLVFLVCFLPYHIQRSILLLSRDPGNCGRTQKKFRVKTNTILLAAFNCCLNPILHLVFRLACCRGKRLRPAGAEGQDIHIVGSLDSPT
- the LOC121698953 gene encoding cysteinyl leukotriene receptor 2-like isoform X1, yielding MSQTDGLENASRTMNQSRRNCTVEPEITHSVVFPWIYLFLALLGLLTNSLVFLDLRRTKRKPTVIFALNMVLSDVIQCFSLFFRMTFYLNANEWEAEQPMCGVTIFVSVTVFYINVYCNMCFLLWISLCRFTTVVRPDHTILRVFREVRLCRRICQVTWLVVVVLIGSHMVYKEYKGKGMGGNCFDHMNNRRKTSSSGMHAIGLVVFYPNLLVMLFSYTLLLYHLQRIHKSSQLSQTQGSGGGLRVKRKVIASVLVFLVCFLPYHIQRSILLLSRDPGNCGRTQKKFRVKTNTILLAAFNCCLNPILHLVFRLACCRGKRLRPAGAEGQDIHIVGSLDSPT